One Spea bombifrons isolate aSpeBom1 chromosome 1, aSpeBom1.2.pri, whole genome shotgun sequence DNA window includes the following coding sequences:
- the LRRC66 gene encoding leucine-rich repeat-containing protein 66 — MGKMWNVTCNSPPRTKGQHLIAINFPSTCVKPMDSTNARPEMIVAGKETVLSCDVPDSFGTHKVRWWTPKGWIFEDDQYSTHYIDHMKNLVLTLPDRSDEGFYICVSDVTQNRILYQVYVRTGESVPIRRTRNTLAERAQGRTQGEFTVAVCLSVIITFIGAFCLGLFARPFIENLWKKQCKPRCSKKQNSTTVYDNEGFTDERDWCSTHEYVGKNKSRDASETESSSGSSITHREDKVAVNVTGNHLEDSESQELYHANPTLPKSEENITRNHQCSRDIPAHTSSQLQRRGTYTITDDNDQGSDGEIVTLNAGLHKTKDGTAWNTDKLLYENLSPQLTPKSEATINIPAAPTTITEIVKSPKTLFSSRNSPQSPSPETTQEGAAHHADDDMPTAENHKPLSTRHSGSIQNKQYSHTAVVHKRNRERITTSSDTSSTDDGSIFSFSISNSLSETTDFPDLPSDDEKVDVQQHSTAEVPGGNMMPSHSAGEHASDSSSNLSTPTVSRQTTPTPTLTKESEMKQKTVSDLSKSQSNKGTDNHLAGSDLDASNLYDKTNIQPKDTFNYSSDNLSDTSSSSKKSEGNSEVVINHDWSQRSNNKIHLDRATDYSDLSTSSEYTAEFPDVPQHLQIPTNDVTDAGQNPCKNEAVLYWLETANGGNATNESLIPPVISNREDLLITTSAKEDLLNINSHEGKTMQTVADSSDTLNITQPKTYKNVEYDANTKTPFMGLDKYIGGSVNPLPVYMQMEAPTTKSTDNSGAYFVKRRKVFDAFSASLNTGENLI; from the exons ATGGGCAAAATGTGGAACGTTACCTGCAATAGCCCTCCAAGAACCAAAGGACAACACCTTATTGCTATTAATTTTCCTTCCACTTGCGTGAAGCCTATGGATTCCACCAATGCAAGACCAGAAATGATCGTGGCTGGAAAAGAGACAGTTTTATCCTGTGATGTTCCTGACTCCTTTG GTACTCATAAAGTGCGTTGGTGGACTCCAAAGGGATGGATATTTGAAGACGATCAGTATTCTACTCATTACATTGACCACATGAAAAACCTGGTTCTCACTTTGCCTGATCGTTCTGATGAAGGATTCTACATCTGTGTTTCTGATGTCACTCAGAACAGGATTTTGTACCAAGTGTATGTACGTACTGGGGAGTCAGTACCTATCAGAAGAACCAGAAATACGCTAGCTGAGCGAGCTCAAGGGAGAACACAGGGAGAGTTCACGGTGGCGGTTTGCCTTTCAGTGATCATCACATTCATAGGTGCATTTTGCCTTGGTTTATTTGCCAGGCCTTTTATTGAAAACCTGTGGAAGAAACAATGTAAGCCAAGATGCTCGAAAAAACAAAATTCTACAACAGTCTATGACAATGAGGGATTTACAGATGAAAGAGACTGGTGTTCTACACATGAATAtgttggaaaaaataaatcaagagATGCATCTGAGACAGAGTCTTCCTCTGGAAGTAGTATTACACACCGTGAAGACAAGGTAGCAGTCAATGTAACCGGAAATCACTTGGAAGATAGTGAAAGCCAAGAACTATATCATGCCAATCCTACTCTGCCAAAAAGTGAGGAAAATATTACTAGAAACCATCAGTGTTCCAGAGATATTCCTGCCCACACCAGTTCTCAACTGCAGAGACGTGGAACTTACACAATAACAGATGACAATGATCAAGGTTCAGATGGAGAGATTGTTACACTCAATGCCGGTCTCCATAAAACTAAAGATGGTACAGCCTGGAATACAGATAAATTGCTGTATGAAAATCTCAGTCCTCAATTAACTCCTAAGTCAGAGGCCACAATTAATATACCTGCTGCTCCCACCACCATCACTGAAATAGTCAAGAGCCCTAAAACACTCTTCTCATCTAGAAATTCGCCTCAATCTCCATCACCAGAGACCACACAGGAAGGGGCAGCACACCATGCAGATGATGATATGCCCACAGCTGAAAATCATAAACCATTAAGCACTAGACATTCGGGATCTATCCAAAATAAACAGTATTCACACACAGCTGTTGTCCACAAGCGGAACAGAGAACGCATCACTACATCATCTGACACCAGTTCAACCGATGACGGTTCAATCTTCAGTTTTAGTATTTCAAATTCACTGTCCGAAACCACAGATTTTCCTGATTTGCCCAGTGATGATGAAAAAGTTGATGTTCAGCAGCACTCCACTGCAGAAGTACCAGGAGGAAACATGATGCCTTCACATTCTGCAGGAGAACACGCCAGTGACAGCTCTAGTAATCTTAGCACACCTACAGTCTCAAGGCAAACTACTCCAACACCAACACTCACAAAAGAAAGTGAAATGAAGCAGAAAACTGTGTCAGACCTTTCCAAATCACAATCAAACAAAGGCACAGATAATCATTTGGCTGGAAGTGACTTAGATGCATCTAACTTATATGATAAAACCAACATACAGCCAAAAGATACTTTTAATTATTCGTCAGACAACTTATCAGATACCAGTTCATCCTCAAAGAAGTCAGAAGGGAACAGTGAAGTTGTCATCAATCATGATTGGTCACAGCggtcaaataataaaatacacctAGACAGAGCCACCGACTATTCAGATCTGAGTACATCTAGTGAGTATACTGCAGAATTTCCTGATGTGCCACAACACTTGCAGATTCCAACTAATGATGTTACAGACGCTGGTCAAAATCCTTGTAAAAATGAAGCTGTACTTTATTGGCTGGAAACAGCTAATGGTGGAaatgctacaaatgaatcgctAATACCACCTGTTATATCTAACAGAGAAGATCTTTTGATCACAACCTCTGCGAAAGAGGACTTACTCAACATCAACTCCCATGAAGGAAAAACAAtgcagacagtagcagactcTTCTGATACCCTTAACATTACTCAGCCCAAAACTTACAAAAATGTGGAATATGATGCAAACACTAAGACACCTTTTATGGGTTTGGACAAATATATAGGTGGATCAGTGAATCCCCTACCTGTTTATATGCAAATGGAGGCACCTACTACTAAATCAACAGACAATTCAGGtgcatattttgtaaaaagGAGGAAGGTTTTTGATGCATTTTCTGCATCCCTGAATACCGGAGAGAACTTAATATAA